One window of the Cryptomeria japonica chromosome 7, Sugi_1.0, whole genome shotgun sequence genome contains the following:
- the LOC131041477 gene encoding trihelix transcription factor GTL1 gives MQSGMEYHGSAPDQIQQFVVGRGVVHIPSLMFGTLSNPHGNFPSQAKQAIQQQGFQAFDPVENPNCSTANIKQKIHVAQEGCTDEDVSAVGDPGDKNSEANRWPREETLALLRIRADMDANLKDSTVKGPVWETVSRKLAELGFYRSAKKCKEKFENVNKYYKKTKDGRINRQDGKAYRFCSELEALHAATSAKNSGIDNPINGLASNENIIYNKNNPGNSTSVQIEEISRQAQKTTLQSSSETGYNSRQNMSSDDTSVEKLGEPNSDEHDNVKKRKRKQKMGTMKAFLENMVQQVLEHQETLQQKLLEAIEKRDDDRLKREESWKRQEMARLNRQTEQRAQEHALQSSREKAIISFLNKFTGENFKLDPQAVAKSSGPNVQEDGKYTDVRESSDPRCKRWPKSEVYALIQLRSEMEQRFKESGPKVALWEEISSAMAIMGLNRSAKRCKEKWENINKYFRKTKGSFKKRPLNTKTCPYFHQLDTLYRKGLLLSPGNAKFENNLDNHNSNSGALANIHKDDHQGKSNEVQINNQDSGLLSIIPSPNQASIPTTNTASESMEFLAQKKMKWNNNFIDTMDNQTAALKSRPVDEFSLSNMRNTHSRRFKMDGLDKDNSRRPQIQQHIFFNGFDRRDQEGDLTDLEGNHQQHQQQKIQINQVLQPAEEQHSHANVSQSALMALVHKLSASYPICPPATE, from the exons atgcaatCTGGTATGGAGTATCATGGTTCTGCACCGGATCAGATTCAACAGTTTGTGGTTGGTAGAGGAGTAGTTCACATCCCTTCTCTGATGTTTGGTACCCTCAGTAACCCACATGGAAATTTTCCCTCACAAGCCAAGCAAGCGATCCAGCAGCAAGGTTTTCAAGCTTTTGATCCAGTAGAAAATCCCAATTGTTCTACTGCTAATATAAAACAAAAGATTCATGTTGCTCAAGAAGGATGTACAGATGAGGATGTTAGTGCAGTTGGAGATCCTGGTGACAAAaattcagaggccaacagatggcCACGGGAAGAAACTCTTGCACTCTTGAGAATTCGTGCAGACATGGATGCCAATTTGAAGGATTCAACTGTAAAAGGACCAGTCTGGGAAACGGTCTCCCG TAAGCTTGCAGAGCTTGGATTCTACAGAAGCGCAAAAAAATGCAAGGAAAAATTCGAGAATGTGAACAAATACTACAAGAAGACCAAGGACGGAAGAATCAATAGACAGGATGGAAAAGCCTATAGATTCTGTAGTGAGCTTGAAGCTCTTCACGCAGCAACTTCAGCTAAAAACAGTGGTATTGACAATCCCATCAATGGTCTGGCTAGTAATGAAAATATAATCTACAACAAAAATAATCCTGGCAACTCTACTTCTGTACAGATAGAGGAAATTAGTAGACAAGCACAAAAAACAACCCTGCAAAGCTCTTCCGAAACAGGTTACAATAGTAGACAGAATATGTCATCCGATGACACTTCAGTCGAAAAACTGGGAGAACCCAATTCGGATGAACATGATAACGTGAAAAAGAGAAAGCGGAAGCAAAAAATGGGTACTATGAAGGCATTCCTTGAGAACATGGTACAACAAGTATTGGAGCACCAGGAGACTTTACAGCAGAAATTGTTGGAAGCAATAGAGAAAAGAGATGATGATAGGCTGAAAAGGGAAGAATCTTGGAAAAGGCAAGAAATGGCTAGATTAAACAGGCAAACTGAGCAACGTGCACAGGAGCATGCTCTTCAATCAAGTAGGGAGAAAGCGATTATTTCATTTTTGAACAAGTTTACAGGCGAAAATTTTAAGCTGGATCCTCAGGCAGTGGCAAAATCATCAGGTCCAAATGTTCAGGAAGATGGAAAGTACACAGATGTTAGGGAATCCAGTGACCCACGTTGTAAAAGATGGCCTAAATCTGAAGTATATGCTTTGATTCAATTGAGAAGTGAGATGGAACAAAGGTTCAAGGAATCAGGACCTAAGGTAGCATTATGGGAAGAAATTTCATCAGCAATGGCAATCATGGGTCTCAATAGAAGTGCAAAGAGATGCAAAGAAAAATGGGAgaatatcaacaaatacttcaggaAAACCAAAGGTAGCTTTAAAAAGAGGCCACTGAACACAAAGACATGTCCCTATTTCCACCAGTTGGACACATTGTATAGGAAAGGGCTTCTCCTATCTCCAGGAAATGCTAAGTTTGAGAATAACCTGGACAATCATAATTCCAATTCAGGGGCCTTAGCAAACATCCATAAGGATGATCatcaaggaaaatccaatgaagTCCAGATTAATAACCAGGACTCAGGACTATTAAGCATAATTCCTTCACCCAACCAAGCATCAATACCAACAACTAATACTGCTAGTGAGTCAATGGAGTTTCTAGCTCAGAAGAAAATGAAATGGAACAATAATTTCATTGATACAATGGACAATCAAACAGCTGCCTTGAAGTCAAGACCTGTTGATGAGTTTTCTCTTAGCAATATGAGAAACACTCATAGTAGGAGATTCAAGATGGATGGTCTAGATAAGGATAATTCAAGAAGGCCACAGATTCAACAACACATATTTTTCAATGGGTTTGACAGAAGAGACCAAGAAGGAGACCTCACAGACCTTGAAGGAAACCATCAGCAGCACCAACAACAAAAGATTCAGATAAATCAAGTCCTTCAACCCGCAGAAGAACAGCATTCACATGCCAATGTTTCACAATCTGCattgatggcattggttcataaaCTGTCTGCCAGTTATCCCATCTGTCCTCCTGCCACAGAGTAA